A DNA window from Mesorhizobium sp. C432A contains the following coding sequences:
- a CDS encoding amidase: MQSIRDRLEIILSRLASCAAGEKVFTKLYAEAARAAAEATDARKKAGVSLGPLDGTIVSIKDLFDVAGEPTTAGSLMLRDTAPRRHDAAVVSRLRQAGAVIIGKTNMTEFAFTAIGDNMHYGTPGNAADTSRIPGGSSSGAAVSVGEGTSDISIGSDTGGSVRIPASLNGVVGFKPTARRVPLTGAYPLSATLDSIGPLALSVAACALADAAMTGEQMPQLPLPLALAGLRVGIPRGLLFEDTETEIAAAFDRSLAGIEQAGAWLTDISIDDLIADLRLATKRGSIAAMEGAEIHADWLATGASVAVDPHVSGPLSRAAAIPTPVYIRAMRRRAALCIAMDERLGSVDVLALPTTPVTAPTIVSMAEDTALRERTEGLLLRNTQVANQFDLCAISLPMPGMTLPAGLMLVARNGHDHHLLRIAAEVERLLR; encoded by the coding sequence ATGCAATCAATCCGCGATCGTCTCGAGATCATCCTGTCACGTCTTGCCAGTTGCGCGGCAGGCGAGAAGGTGTTCACCAAACTCTATGCCGAGGCGGCGCGCGCAGCGGCCGAGGCCACCGATGCGCGCAAGAAGGCCGGCGTATCGCTCGGGCCGCTCGACGGCACCATCGTGTCGATCAAGGATCTGTTCGATGTCGCCGGCGAGCCGACCACGGCCGGGTCGCTGATGCTGAGGGACACCGCGCCCCGTCGGCACGACGCTGCGGTCGTCAGCCGTCTGCGCCAGGCCGGCGCCGTCATCATCGGCAAGACCAACATGACCGAATTCGCCTTCACCGCTATCGGCGACAACATGCACTACGGCACACCGGGCAATGCCGCCGACACCAGCCGCATTCCAGGCGGTTCGTCGTCGGGCGCCGCCGTGTCCGTTGGCGAGGGGACGAGCGACATTTCCATCGGCTCCGACACCGGCGGTTCGGTGCGCATCCCGGCATCGCTGAACGGCGTCGTCGGTTTCAAGCCGACGGCGCGGCGCGTGCCGCTGACTGGTGCCTATCCCCTTTCCGCGACGCTGGATTCGATCGGGCCGCTGGCGCTGAGTGTTGCTGCGTGTGCCCTGGCTGACGCCGCGATGACGGGCGAGCAGATGCCGCAACTGCCCCTGCCGTTAGCGCTTGCCGGGCTTCGTGTCGGCATTCCGCGCGGCCTGCTTTTCGAAGACACGGAAACGGAGATTGCCGCCGCGTTCGATCGCAGCCTTGCCGGGATCGAGCAGGCAGGCGCGTGGCTCACGGACATTTCGATCGACGACCTCATTGCCGATCTGCGCCTGGCCACCAAACGCGGCTCGATCGCGGCCATGGAAGGTGCTGAAATCCATGCCGACTGGCTGGCGACGGGCGCATCGGTGGCGGTCGATCCCCATGTCAGCGGGCCGCTGTCGCGGGCGGCGGCCATACCGACGCCGGTTTATATCAGGGCAATGCGTCGTCGCGCGGCACTGTGCATAGCCATGGACGAGCGGTTGGGTTCGGTCGATGTGCTGGCTCTGCCGACCACGCCGGTGACAGCGCCGACTATCGTTTCGATGGCCGAGGATACGGCTCTGCGTGAACGCACCGAAGGTCTGCTGCTGCGCAATACCCAGGTCGCCAACCAGTTCGACCTCTGCGCGATCTCGCTGCCGATGCCCGGCATGACGCTGCCGGCCGGACTGATGCTGGTGGCGCGCAATGGCCACGACCACCATCTGCTGCGCATCGCGGCTGAAGTCGAGCGGCTGCTCCGATAG
- a CDS encoding NAD(P)-dependent oxidoreductase has protein sequence MPRILSTHTLHPRASAMLAGAGELVVASALDAATLTAEAKHADVIIVRAPLPPSLFENATKLRAAVRHGAGLDMVPMEAAAAAGVLVANVPAVNARSVAEYVMFAALALLRRFRSVDRDLRAKGWNAGRDHASHASELAGKTIGIIGFGAIGQAVAHIAAHGFGLDVVATTRSMQPAPDRIGFLSIDALIEQSDIIVLCCPLTPETRGLISRERIARMKPDALLINISRGPVIDDEALIEALRQDRIGGAALDVFATQPLPANHPYFGFDNVIVTPHMAGITEQSMMRMGVGAAGETLLVLANRLPVNLRNPDVVEHYRRRFPADA, from the coding sequence ATGCCCAGAATCCTGTCGACGCACACGCTGCATCCGCGTGCCTCCGCAATGCTGGCGGGCGCCGGTGAACTCGTCGTCGCCTCAGCGCTCGATGCGGCCACGCTGACCGCCGAGGCGAAGCATGCCGACGTCATCATCGTTCGCGCACCGCTGCCGCCGTCGCTGTTCGAAAACGCCACGAAACTCAGAGCAGCGGTCCGCCACGGCGCCGGGCTCGACATGGTGCCGATGGAGGCCGCGGCCGCGGCCGGCGTGCTGGTCGCCAACGTGCCGGCGGTCAATGCGCGTTCGGTCGCCGAATATGTGATGTTCGCGGCCCTTGCCCTGCTTCGGCGCTTCCGTTCGGTCGACCGCGACTTGCGCGCCAAGGGCTGGAATGCCGGCCGCGACCACGCCAGCCATGCCAGCGAGCTTGCCGGCAAGACCATCGGCATCATCGGCTTCGGCGCCATCGGTCAGGCGGTCGCCCATATCGCCGCGCACGGCTTCGGCCTCGACGTCGTGGCGACGACCCGCAGCATGCAGCCGGCACCCGACAGGATCGGCTTCCTGTCGATCGATGCGCTGATCGAACAGAGCGACATCATCGTGCTCTGCTGCCCGCTGACGCCGGAAACGCGCGGCCTGATCAGCCGCGAACGCATTGCCCGCATGAAGCCGGACGCGCTTTTGATCAACATTTCGCGCGGACCGGTGATCGACGACGAGGCGCTGATCGAGGCCTTGCGCCAAGACCGGATCGGCGGCGCCGCACTCGACGTCTTTGCCACGCAGCCGCTGCCGGCAAACCATCCCTATTTCGGTTTCGACAATGTTATCGTCACCCCGCATATGGCGGGGATTACCGAGCAATCGATGATGCGCATGGGCGTGGGCGCGGCCGGCGAGACCTTGCTGGTGCTGGCCAACCGGCTGCCTGTCAATCTGCGCAATCCCGACGTGGTCGAGCATTACCGCAGACGGTTCCCGGCGGACGCGTGA
- a CDS encoding FadR/GntR family transcriptional regulator produces the protein MKEKNLLAELAAYLFAHSDKETGRTPSERELAEHFVVSRGQIREALAILEAMRIVERRAKSGIYVDTRQASVEALALFARAGLPLDPVQIYETVELRKIHEIKAAELACSRATEENFERLREILKASEECIAAGEGLAKEDREFHLEIVRATKNGVFHNICSVYYLMGEQRLPIYFNDPERSVRSHAEHIQIYEALLRRDGNLAQALMSAHLQGAESYWKGIIEGREAQAQSLALEKV, from the coding sequence ATGAAAGAAAAGAACCTTCTGGCCGAGCTCGCCGCCTATCTCTTCGCCCATTCGGACAAGGAGACCGGCCGCACGCCTTCGGAGCGCGAACTGGCGGAGCATTTCGTCGTCAGTCGCGGCCAGATCCGCGAGGCGCTGGCCATTCTGGAGGCCATGCGCATCGTCGAGCGCCGCGCCAAATCCGGCATCTATGTCGACACCAGGCAGGCCAGTGTCGAGGCGCTGGCGCTGTTTGCCCGTGCCGGCCTGCCGCTCGACCCGGTGCAAATCTACGAGACCGTCGAACTGCGCAAGATCCACGAGATCAAGGCCGCCGAACTTGCCTGTTCGCGTGCCACCGAAGAGAATTTCGAACGCCTGCGGGAGATCCTGAAAGCCTCGGAGGAGTGCATCGCCGCCGGCGAAGGCCTCGCCAAGGAAGACCGCGAATTCCACCTCGAAATCGTGCGGGCGACCAAGAACGGCGTCTTCCACAATATCTGCAGTGTCTATTACCTGATGGGCGAGCAGCGGCTGCCGATCTACTTCAACGATCCCGAGCGCTCAGTGCGCTCGCATGCCGAGCATATCCAGATCTACGAGGCGCTGCTGCGTCGCGACGGCAATCTCGCCCAGGCGCTGATGAGCGCCCACCTGCAAGGCGCGGAAAGCTACTGGAAGGGGATCATCGAGGGCCGGGAGGCGCAAGCGCAAAGCCTGGCACTTGAGAAGGTCTAG
- a CDS encoding mandelate racemase/muconate lactonizing enzyme family protein: MRIKTVQAWWVRVPIEAAKQHRSDFGQVTTFDAAILRIETDDGLIGWGEGKNAAGSAGSYGALVYMLNHEVGPQLIGRDPADIGMIWEMLYNGVRHDSAARAGHAMPQLARRGMSIAAISAVDIALWDILGKSLGQPVWRLIGGRKLDRMPAYASGGWAAADAIGEQLKSYIAKGGFKALKMRVGAMDGAPHISAARVRAARQALGPDVELMVDAHGTYTVAEAKRFISLASDLDLAWFEEPVIADDKAGMAEVRASGSIPIATGESEATRYAFRDLAVLKSADIFQPDPAFCGGISEAMKIGTIASAFNLRFAPHLWAGAPCFFAGLHVCAASPASFTVEYSLGANPMIHDLIEETVEARDGMIAIPEKPGLGFTISERFLEAHAQRG; encoded by the coding sequence ATGCGCATCAAAACGGTCCAGGCGTGGTGGGTCCGCGTGCCGATTGAGGCCGCGAAGCAGCATCGCAGCGACTTTGGCCAGGTGACGACGTTCGACGCCGCCATCCTGCGCATTGAGACTGACGACGGGCTGATCGGCTGGGGCGAGGGCAAGAACGCCGCCGGCAGCGCCGGCAGCTATGGTGCGCTGGTCTACATGCTGAATCACGAGGTCGGGCCGCAGCTGATCGGCCGCGACCCCGCCGACATCGGCATGATCTGGGAGATGCTCTACAACGGCGTGCGCCATGACAGTGCCGCGCGCGCCGGCCATGCCATGCCGCAGCTGGCGCGGCGCGGCATGAGCATTGCGGCAATCAGCGCCGTCGATATCGCGCTCTGGGATATTCTGGGCAAGTCGTTGGGACAGCCGGTGTGGCGGCTCATCGGCGGCCGCAAGCTCGACCGCATGCCGGCCTACGCCTCCGGCGGCTGGGCTGCCGCCGACGCTATCGGCGAGCAGCTCAAATCCTACATCGCCAAAGGCGGCTTCAAGGCGCTGAAGATGCGCGTCGGCGCCATGGACGGCGCCCCGCACATTTCCGCCGCCCGCGTCCGCGCCGCACGGCAGGCGCTCGGTCCTGACGTCGAGTTGATGGTCGACGCGCACGGCACCTATACGGTGGCCGAGGCCAAGCGCTTCATCAGCCTGGCCAGCGATCTCGACCTCGCCTGGTTCGAGGAGCCTGTTATCGCCGACGACAAGGCTGGTATGGCCGAGGTGCGCGCCTCGGGTTCGATCCCGATCGCCACCGGCGAAAGCGAAGCGACGCGCTACGCCTTCCGCGATCTCGCGGTGCTGAAATCCGCCGACATCTTCCAGCCGGATCCGGCCTTTTGCGGCGGTATCAGCGAGGCGATGAAGATCGGCACCATCGCCAGTGCCTTCAATCTGCGCTTTGCCCCGCATCTGTGGGCCGGCGCGCCATGCTTCTTCGCCGGCCTGCATGTTTGTGCGGCCTCGCCTGCCAGTTTTACCGTCGAATATTCGCTCGGCGCCAACCCGATGATCCACGATCTTATCGAAGAGACTGTCGAAGCAAGGGACGGTATGATAGCGATCCCTGAAAAGCCGGGTCTGGGATTCACCATTTCGGAGCGGTTCCTGGAGGCGCACGCGCAACGCGGTTGA
- a CDS encoding sugar phosphate isomerase/epimerase: MHLSTHNWMRAEPLEVTLKRIKKFGYESIEISGEPEQYKTKETRALLKEYGIRCWGSVTLMLGERNLAARDQGQRERSVQYVKDVLTMVSELDGEIITLVPATVGKVVPDGTEEEEWKWVVDATRECFTHAKKVGVKIAVEPLNRFETYLFNRGAQALALADAVSPECGVCLDAYHIHMEEFNVHDAIRQVGKRLFDFHVADNNRFAAGLGQIDWPRIVQTLKEVGYDGALTNEFVAPVDRTPAAPYPDMVDRNPVDISPEQLKFIQDHGSSVLTEKFYTDQMRITAETLLPLIK, from the coding sequence ATGCATCTTTCGACGCACAACTGGATGCGCGCGGAACCGTTGGAGGTGACGCTGAAGCGCATCAAGAAATTCGGCTACGAGTCGATCGAGATTTCCGGCGAGCCCGAGCAATACAAGACCAAGGAGACCCGCGCGCTGCTGAAAGAATACGGCATCCGCTGCTGGGGGTCGGTGACGCTGATGCTGGGCGAACGCAACCTTGCCGCCAGGGACCAGGGCCAGCGCGAACGCTCGGTGCAGTACGTCAAGGACGTGCTGACCATGGTCAGCGAACTTGATGGCGAGATCATAACGCTGGTGCCCGCGACCGTCGGCAAAGTGGTACCGGACGGCACCGAGGAAGAGGAATGGAAGTGGGTGGTCGACGCCACCCGCGAATGCTTCACCCATGCCAAGAAGGTCGGCGTCAAGATCGCGGTCGAGCCGCTCAACCGCTTCGAGACCTATCTGTTCAACCGCGGCGCGCAGGCGTTGGCCCTGGCCGATGCGGTCAGCCCCGAATGCGGCGTCTGCCTCGACGCCTATCACATCCATATGGAAGAATTTAACGTCCATGACGCGATCCGTCAGGTCGGCAAACGGCTGTTCGACTTCCACGTCGCCGACAACAACCGCTTTGCCGCCGGCCTTGGCCAGATCGATTGGCCACGGATCGTGCAGACGCTGAAGGAAGTCGGCTATGACGGCGCGCTGACCAACGAATTCGTCGCGCCCGTCGACCGCACACCCGCCGCGCCCTATCCCGACATGGTCGACCGGAATCCGGTCGACATTTCTCCCGAACAGCTGAAGTTCATCCAGGATCACGGCTCCAGCGTGCTGACGGAGAAATTCTACACCGACCAGATGCGCATCACGGCCGAAACGCTGCTGCCGCTGATCAAGTAG
- a CDS encoding sugar phosphate isomerase/epimerase, protein MPSTMKGPGLFLAQFAGDTAPFNSLASITKWAAGLGYKGVQIPTWDARLFDLKKAASSKTYCDEVKGICADAGVEITELSTHLQGQLVAVHPAYDAQFDGFAPPAVHNNPKARQKWAVEQMEFGAKASKNLGLKTSVTFSGALAFPYLYPWPQRPAGLIEEAFAELGTRWKPILDVYDENGVDVGYEIHPGEDIFDGATFEMFLDAVGGHKRCNINYDPSHFLLQQLDYLEFIDIYHERIKAFHAKDAEFNPTGRQGVYSGYQSWTNRAGRFRSLGDGQVDFGGIFSKLTQYGYDSWAVLEWECCLKHPEDGAAEGAPFIQHHIIRVTEKAFDDFAGGTTDKKMLRAMMGI, encoded by the coding sequence ATGCCGTCGACAATGAAGGGTCCGGGGCTGTTTCTGGCGCAGTTCGCGGGGGATACCGCGCCGTTCAATTCGCTGGCCTCGATCACCAAATGGGCGGCCGGTCTCGGTTACAAGGGCGTGCAGATCCCGACCTGGGATGCACGCCTGTTCGACCTCAAGAAGGCGGCATCTTCCAAGACCTATTGCGACGAGGTGAAAGGCATCTGCGCGGATGCCGGCGTCGAGATCACCGAACTGTCGACGCATCTTCAAGGGCAGCTGGTGGCGGTGCACCCGGCCTATGATGCCCAGTTCGACGGCTTTGCACCGCCTGCGGTGCACAACAACCCCAAGGCCAGGCAGAAATGGGCGGTCGAACAGATGGAGTTCGGCGCCAAGGCCTCGAAGAATCTTGGCCTGAAAACCTCGGTGACGTTTTCCGGCGCTCTGGCCTTCCCGTATCTCTATCCCTGGCCACAGCGGCCGGCCGGGCTGATCGAGGAGGCCTTTGCCGAACTCGGCACACGCTGGAAGCCGATCCTCGACGTCTATGACGAAAACGGCGTCGATGTCGGCTACGAGATCCATCCTGGCGAGGACATCTTCGACGGCGCCACCTTCGAGATGTTCCTAGATGCGGTTGGCGGCCACAAGCGCTGCAACATCAACTACGACCCGTCGCATTTCCTTTTGCAGCAGCTCGACTATCTCGAATTCATCGACATCTATCACGAGCGGATCAAGGCCTTCCATGCCAAGGATGCCGAGTTCAATCCGACGGGGCGGCAAGGCGTCTATTCCGGCTATCAGAGCTGGACCAATCGCGCGGGGCGATTCCGCTCGCTTGGCGACGGGCAGGTCGATTTCGGCGGCATCTTCTCCAAGCTTACCCAGTATGGCTACGATTCCTGGGCGGTGCTGGAGTGGGAGTGTTGCCTCAAGCATCCGGAGGACGGCGCGGCCGAAGGCGCGCCCTTCATCCAGCACCACATTATCCGGGTGACGGAAAAGGCCTTTGATGATTTCGCCGGCGGCACCACCGACAAGAAGATGCTGCGCGCCATGATGGGTATTTGA
- a CDS encoding Gfo/Idh/MocA family oxidoreductase has product MVGASKSEAGGGPIRYGMVGGGQGAFIGAVHRIAARMDNDFVLVAGALSANPERAKASAAELGLDPARSYASYAEMAKAEAKRPDGIEAVAIVTPNNVHVPAAKAFLEAGIHVICDKPLATTLAEARKLAAIVEKTGKVFVLTHNYTAYPMIRQAREMVAKGQLGDIRILQSEYPQDWLTEDLAATGQKQAAWRSDPKQAGAGGALGDIGTHAYNLARFVSGLELDSLSADLDAFVPGRLLDDNVNVMLRFKPVGKVHPAKGMIWASQVAPGHENGLKLRIYGSKGGLEWVQADPNYLWYTPFGQPKQLLTRNGAGALPVAGRVSRVPSGHPEGYLEGFANIYQEAARAIRAARKKGGKPGKDVVFPTIQDGVEGMAFIEACVKSSKKNGAWTKL; this is encoded by the coding sequence ATGGTCGGCGCATCGAAGTCGGAAGCGGGGGGCGGCCCGATCCGTTATGGTATGGTCGGCGGCGGCCAAGGCGCCTTCATCGGCGCGGTGCACCGGATCGCGGCGCGCATGGACAATGACTTCGTGCTGGTGGCCGGCGCCCTGTCGGCCAATCCCGAGCGCGCCAAGGCTTCCGCCGCCGAACTCGGTCTCGACCCGGCGCGCAGCTACGCCTCCTATGCCGAGATGGCCAAGGCCGAGGCCAAGCGCCCGGACGGCATCGAGGCGGTGGCGATCGTCACCCCTAACAATGTGCACGTGCCGGCGGCCAAAGCGTTTCTCGAGGCCGGCATCCACGTCATCTGCGACAAGCCGCTGGCGACCACCTTGGCTGAAGCCAGGAAGCTAGCGGCGATAGTCGAAAAGACCGGCAAGGTGTTCGTGCTGACCCACAATTACACTGCCTATCCGATGATCCGGCAGGCGCGCGAGATGGTGGCCAAGGGGCAGCTTGGCGACATCCGCATCCTTCAGTCCGAGTACCCGCAGGACTGGCTGACCGAGGATCTTGCCGCCACCGGCCAGAAGCAGGCGGCGTGGCGCTCCGACCCCAAGCAGGCGGGCGCGGGCGGCGCGCTCGGCGACATCGGCACGCATGCCTACAATCTGGCGCGCTTCGTCTCGGGTCTGGAGCTCGATTCCCTGTCGGCCGATCTCGACGCTTTCGTGCCGGGGCGACTGCTCGACGACAATGTCAATGTCATGCTGCGCTTCAAGCCGGTCGGCAAGGTGCATCCGGCCAAGGGCATGATCTGGGCAAGCCAGGTGGCGCCCGGCCACGAGAACGGGCTGAAGCTGCGCATCTATGGCTCTAAAGGCGGCCTGGAATGGGTGCAGGCCGATCCGAACTATCTCTGGTACACGCCGTTTGGCCAGCCCAAGCAGCTGCTCACCCGCAACGGCGCCGGCGCGCTGCCGGTTGCGGGACGCGTCAGCCGCGTTCCGTCTGGCCATCCGGAAGGCTATCTCGAAGGCTTCGCCAACATCTACCAGGAGGCGGCGCGCGCGATCCGCGCGGCACGCAAGAAGGGCGGCAAGCCGGGCAAGGACGTGGTGTTCCCGACCATCCAGGACGGCGTCGAAGGTATGGCGTTCATCGAGGCCTGCGTGAAGTCGTCGAAGAAGAACGGGGCGTGGACGAAACTTTAG
- a CDS encoding sugar phosphate isomerase/epimerase yields the protein MKIGMCMFLWTTSVSKKHEPLLRDIKATGFDGVEIPIFSGTPEDYKKLGDLLDRIGLERTAVTAMGDPAMNLISPDAATRKAGIGYMKWAIDCAQALGASTLSGPLHSTLGAFSGSGPTAAEKKRSIASQRAIGDHAGKRNVTIGLEALNRFECYLLNTMADLSEHVDAIDRPHIKAMYDTFHANIEEADPIGAYMKHRRNVVHVHISENDRGVPGRGNIPWKETFAAIRKSGYDDWLTIEAFGRSLKDLTAATKVWRDFSETPEAVYREGYRHIRDGWKRAA from the coding sequence ATGAAAATCGGCATGTGCATGTTTTTGTGGACGACTTCCGTGTCTAAGAAACACGAGCCGTTGCTGCGCGACATCAAGGCGACCGGCTTCGACGGCGTCGAGATACCGATCTTCTCAGGCACGCCAGAGGACTACAAGAAGCTTGGCGATTTGCTCGACCGCATCGGGTTGGAGCGCACGGCTGTTACGGCGATGGGCGACCCGGCGATGAATCTGATTTCGCCGGATGCCGCGACCCGCAAGGCCGGCATCGGCTACATGAAATGGGCGATCGATTGCGCCCAGGCGCTCGGCGCGAGTACGCTGAGCGGGCCGCTGCATTCGACGCTCGGCGCCTTCTCCGGCAGCGGGCCGACCGCTGCCGAGAAGAAGCGCTCGATCGCCTCGCAGCGCGCCATTGGCGATCATGCCGGCAAGCGGAACGTTACCATCGGGTTGGAGGCGCTCAACCGTTTCGAGTGCTATCTGCTGAACACGATGGCCGATCTGTCCGAGCACGTCGACGCCATCGACCGGCCGCACATCAAGGCGATGTACGACACCTTCCACGCCAATATCGAGGAGGCCGACCCGATCGGCGCCTACATGAAGCACCGGCGGAATGTCGTGCACGTCCACATTTCGGAGAACGATCGCGGCGTGCCGGGACGCGGGAACATTCCGTGGAAAGAGACTTTCGCGGCCATCCGCAAGAGCGGCTATGACGACTGGCTGACGATCGAGGCGTTTGGCAGGTCGCTGAAGGATCTGACGGCGGCGACCAAGGTGTGGCGGGATTTTTCCGAGACGCCGGAGGCAGTTTATCGCGAGGGATACAGGCATATCAGGGATGGGTGGAAGCGGGCGGCTTAG
- a CDS encoding zinc-binding alcohol dehydrogenase family protein, translated as MKAVVCRSPGELVLEDRPAPGAPPAGWALVAVSHVGICGTDYHIFEGKHPFLAYPRIMGHEVSGTVVETGEDVDLAVGEPVIINPYLACGKCIACRNGKPNCCVRIEVLGVHRDGAMAEQILVPAQNLYPANGLSLADAAAVEFLAIGAHAVRRARAEPGARTLVIGAGPIGLGAALFARIAGLDVSLLDMSTERLDFAKGELGFATLDGSQKAAAELVREATGGEGFDVVFDATGNTASVQSAFAHVAHGGTLVLVSVVKDDIVFSDPEFHKREMTLIGSRNALRVDFDHVAASIRNGAVPLAKLVTHRTTLAGTPDDLARWAHEKSGLIKAVIEVG; from the coding sequence ATGAAAGCTGTTGTCTGCCGCTCGCCCGGCGAGCTTGTCCTGGAAGACCGGCCGGCGCCAGGAGCGCCGCCTGCCGGCTGGGCGCTGGTTGCCGTCAGCCATGTCGGCATCTGCGGCACCGACTACCACATCTTCGAAGGCAAGCACCCGTTCCTTGCCTATCCCCGCATCATGGGCCATGAAGTGTCGGGCACCGTCGTCGAGACCGGCGAAGATGTCGACCTTGCCGTGGGCGAGCCCGTCATCATCAATCCCTATCTCGCTTGCGGAAAATGCATCGCCTGCCGGAACGGCAAGCCGAATTGCTGCGTCAGGATCGAAGTGCTTGGCGTGCATCGCGACGGCGCCATGGCCGAGCAGATCCTCGTGCCGGCGCAGAATCTTTATCCGGCAAACGGCTTGTCGCTGGCCGACGCGGCGGCGGTGGAATTCCTCGCCATCGGCGCGCATGCCGTGCGGCGTGCCCGCGCCGAACCAGGCGCCCGCACGCTGGTCATCGGCGCCGGGCCGATCGGCCTTGGCGCAGCGCTGTTTGCGCGCATCGCCGGGCTCGATGTCAGCCTGCTCGACATGAGCACGGAGCGGCTGGATTTTGCAAAAGGCGAACTCGGCTTCGCCACGCTCGACGGTTCACAAAAAGCGGCAGCCGAACTGGTGCGCGAGGCAACCGGCGGCGAAGGGTTCGACGTCGTCTTCGACGCCACCGGCAACACCGCCTCGGTGCAGTCGGCCTTCGCCCATGTCGCGCATGGTGGCACGCTCGTGCTGGTCAGCGTCGTCAAGGACGACATCGTCTTTTCCGATCCGGAATTCCACAAGCGCGAAATGACATTGATCGGCAGCCGCAACGCGCTGAGAGTCGATTTCGACCACGTCGCTGCCTCGATCCGCAACGGCGCCGTGCCTCTGGCAAAACTCGTCACCCACCGTACCACGCTGGCCGGCACGCCGGATGATCTCGCCCGCTGGGCGCATGAGAAATCGGGGTTGATCAAGGCTGTGATCGAGGTGGGGTAA